The Balaenoptera acutorostrata chromosome 15, mBalAcu1.1, whole genome shotgun sequence genome contains a region encoding:
- the LOC103006468 gene encoding cytochrome P450 2W1 codes for MPVALSRLAVPCELLIPHSWGGRVAPREGSWGLATRRPHGPAAAGAWGAPPHLHPHPLPGPPLPLIGNLHLLRVSQQDQSLRELAQQYGPAFTVHLGRQKTVVLTGYEAVREALLGTGQELAGRPPIAIFQLIQGGGGIFFSSGTRWRATRRLTTRTLHGLGVGRAPVADKVLQEPRCLTAQLHSDGGDRPFPLALLGWAPSSITFMLLFGQRFDCWDPVFVSLLGLIDEVMVLLGTPSLQLFNIYPWLGAHLQLHRPILRKVEAVRAILRTLLEARRPPAPGRGPVRSYLDALIQQGQGKDPEGLFAEANVVACALDMVMAGTETTSATLQWAALLMGKHPSVQGRVEEELDRVLGPGRPPRLEDQRSLPYTNAVLHEVQHFITLLPHVPRCTASDTQLGGYLLPKGTPVVPLLSSVLLDKTQRETPRQLSPGHFLDADGRFVKWAAFLPFSAGCRVCVGESLARSALFLLFAGLLQRYRLLPPPGLSAATLDTTPALAFTTRPPAQALCAVPRLQGADHERPGLTTGQCPRAGERLSHSRLAVLGR; via the exons ATGCCTGTGGCTTTAAGCCGCCTGGCTGTCCCCTGCGAACTGCTCATTCCACATTcttggggtg GGCGGGTGGCGCCCCGGGAGGGGAGCTGGGGCCTCGCCACCCGCCGTCCTCACggccctgctgctgctggggCTTGGGGGGCTCCTCCGCACCTgcacccacaccccctccccggccccccgCTGCCCCTCATCGGGAACCTACATTTGCTGCGTGTGTCACAGCAGGACCAGTCGCTGAGGGAG CTCGCGCAACAGTACGGGCCGGCGTTCACCGTCCATCTGGGGCGCCAAAAGACGGTGGTGCTGACCGGCTACGAGGCGGTGAGGGAGGCCCTGCTGGGCACCGGACAGGAGCTGGCCGGCCGGCCCCCCATCGCCATCTTCCAGCTCATCCAGGGAGGCGGGG GCATCTTCTTCTCCTCCGGGACGCGGTGGAGGGCCACCCGCCGGCTCACCACACGCACCCTCCACGGTCTGGGCGTGGGGAGGGCGCCCGTGGCCGACAAGGTCCTGCAGGAGCCGAGGTGCCTCACGGCACAGCTGCACAGCGACGGAGGTGA CCGGCCCTTCCCGCTGGCCCTGCTCGGCTGGGCTCCCTCCAGCATCACCTTCATGCTCCTCTTCGGCCAACGGTTCGACTGCTGGGATCCCGTGTTCGTGTCCCTGCTGGGCCTCATCGACGAGGTCATGGTCCTCTTGGGGACGCCCAGCCTGCAG ctgttCAACATCTACCCTTGGCTCGGGGCCCACCTCCAGCTGCACCGGCCCATCCTGCGGAAGGTGGAGGCGGTGCGGGCCATCCTGAGGACCCTCCTGGAGGCACGGCGGCCCCCCGCGCCTGGGCGGGGGCCGGTGCGGAGCTACCTGGACGCCCTGATCCAGCAGGGCCAG GGGAAAGACCCCGAGGGCCTGTTTGCCGAGGCCAACGTGGTGGCCTGTGCCCTGGACATGGTCATGGCTGGCACGGAGACCACGTCCGCCACGCTGCAGTGGGCTGCCCTCCTGATGGGCAAGCACCCCAGCGTGCAGG GCCGGGTGGAGGAGGAGCTGGACCGAGTGCTGGGGCCTGGGCGGCCCCCCCGGCTGGAGGACCAGCGCTCCCTGCCCTACACCAACGCCGTGCTGCACGAGGTCCAGCACTTCATCACACTGCTGCCCCACGTGCCGCGGTGCACGGCCTCCGACACCCAGCTGGGGGGCTACCTGCTCCCCAAG GGCACGCCTGTGGTGCCCCTCCTGAGCTCCGTGCTCCTGGACAAGACGCAGCGGGAGACCCCCCGCCAGCTCAGCCCGGGCCACTTCCTGGACGCCGACGGGCGCTTCGTGAAGTGGGCGGCCTTCCTGCCTTTTTCCGCAG GCTGCCGCGTCTGCGTGGGGGAGAGCCTGGCCAGGTCGGCGCTGTTCCTACTGTTCGCAGGCCTCCTGCAGCGGTACCGCCTGCTGCCCCCGCCCGGCCTCAGCGCCGCCACCCTGGACACCACGCCCGCCCTGGCCTTCACCACGCGGCCGCCGGCCCAGGCCCTGTGTGCGGTGCCCAGGCTGCAGGGCGCTGACCACGAGAGGCCTGGCCTGACTACGGGACAATGTCCCAGGGCCGGGGAGCGTCTGAGTCACTCCCGGCTTGCGGTGCTCGGCCGGTGA